Genomic window (Propionibacteriaceae bacterium ZF39):
ACTTCCGGGTTCGGAATGGGACCGGGTGTTTCCCTCTCGCCATGATCACCGTAACTCTATAAGGATCGCGGTCACCCCTTTGTCCTCCCATGAATGGGGAGTTCTGGGGGTGGGTGGGCGTATCCTGAGATACCGGACAGTGGACGCGAAACAAGTCTTTGAAAAGTGTTTTGTGTTGTGTTTGTGGTGGCTTTTATCACGACCAACAAACAAAGGTGTTGGTGTGTGTGACAAGCCCTCGGACTATTAGTATCGGTCAGCTCCACACATTGCTGTGCTTCCACATCCGACCTATCACCCGGTGGTCTTCCGGGGTCCTTACCCCACAAAGGGTGGGAGTCCTCATCTTGAAGTATGCTTCCCGCTTAGATGCTTTCAGCGGTTATCACTTCCCAACGTAGCCAACCAGCCGTGCACTTGGCAGTACAACTGGCACACCAGAGGTTAGTCCGTCCCGGTCCTCTCGTACTAAGGACAGCTCTTCTCAAGACTCCTACGCGCGCAGCGGATAGGGACCGAACTGTCTCACGACGTTCTAAACCCAGCTCGCGTGCCGCTTTAATGGGCGAACAGCCCAACCCTTGGGACCGACTCCAGCCCCAGGATGCGACGAGCCGACATCGAGGTGCCAAACCATGCCGTCGCTATGGACGCTCGGGCAAGATCAGCCTGTTATCCCCGGGGTACCTTTTATCCGTTGAGTGACGGCGCTTCCACACGCCACCGTCAGATCACTAGTCCCGACTTTCGTCCCTGCTCGACCTGTCGGTCTCACAGTCAAGCTCCCTTGTGCACTTACACTCAACACCTGATTGCCAACCAGGCTGAGGGAACCTTTGGGCGCCTCCGTTACCTTTTAGGAGGCGACCGCCCCAGTCAAACTACCCATCAGGCACTGTCCCTGAACCAGATCATGGTCCGAGGTTAGATAACCAGAGCAACCAGAGTGGTATTTCAACGATGACTCCACACACACTGGCGTGCATGCTTCACAGTCTCCCACCTATCCTACACAAGCTGCACCGATCACCAATACCAAACTATAGTAAAGGTCCCGGGGTCTTTCCGTCCTGCTGCGCGTAACGAGCATCTTTACTCGTACTGCAATTTCGCCGAGTTCGTGGTGGAGACAGTGGGAAAGTCGTTACTCCATTCGTGCAGGTCGGAACTTACCCGACAAGGAATTTCGCTACCTTAGGATGGTTATAGTTACCACCGCCGTTTACTGGGGCTTAAGTTCACTGCTTCGCCATACAGCTAACAGGTCCCCTTAACCTTCCAGCACCGGGCAGGAGTCAGTCCGTATACATCGTCTTACAACTTCGCACGGACCTGTGTTTTTAATAAACAGTCGCTTTCCCGTGGTCTCTGCGACCCTCACCGCGTACACAGTAAATGTTTAACGGATCAGGTCCCCCTTATTCCGAAGTTACGGGGGCATTTTGCCGAGTTCCTTCACCACGATTATCTCGATCGCCTTGGTATTCTCTACCCAACCACCTGAGTCGGTTTGGGGTACGGGCGGCTTACGAACTCGCTCACGAAGATTTTCTAGGCAGCATAGGATCACTCACTCGATGAGACGTATCTCACCCAGCCATCATGTCTCAGGCTCACGGGCCGCGGATTTGCCTACGACCCACCCTACACACTTAGCCCGGGACAACCATCGCCCGGGATGAGCTACCTTCCTGCGTCCCTCCGCAGCTTGCCGCCGCACGATCGGATCAGAGAGTCAACCCCCACCCAACCCGAAGGCCAGATGAGAATCTTCCATCCTTAGCATCACGCACATTGGCACGGGCGTTCGCACGCCGGTACGGGAATATCAACCCGTTGTCCATCGACTACGCCTGTCGGCCTCGCCTTAGGTCCCGACTTACCCAGGGCAGATTAGCTTGACCCTGGAACCCTTGGTTATTCGGCGGACGGGTTTCTCACCCGTCATTCGCTACTCATGCCTGCATTCTCACTCGTATGCACTCCACGATCGGGTCACCCCACCGCTTCGCCGCACACACGACGCTCCCCTACCCACCCACACCAATGTGTGAGTGCCACAACTTCGGCGGATAGCTTGAGCCCCGCTAAATTGTCGGCGCAGAATCACTTGACCAGTGAGCTATTACGCACTCTTTCAAGGATGGCTGCTTCCAAGCCAACCTCCTGGTTGTCTCCGCAACTCCACATCCTTTTCCACTTAGCTATCGCTTAGGGGCCTTAGTTGGTGATCTGGGCTGTTTCCCTCTCGACAATGAAGCTTATCCCCCACTGTCTCACTGCTACGCTCTCACTTACCGGCATTCGGAGTTTGGCTAATTTCGGTAAGCTGGTAGGCCCCCTAGACTATCCAGTGCTCTACCTCCGGCAAGAAACACGTAACGCTGCACCTAAATGCATTTCGGGGAGAACCAGCTATCACGGAGTTTGATTGGCCTTTCACCCCTATCCACAGCTCATCCCCCCAGTTTTCAACCTAGGTGGGTTCGGTCCTCCACGACGTCTTACCGTCGCTTCAACCTGGCCATGGATAGATCACTCCGCTTCGGGTCTAGAGCACGCCACTCAACGCCCTATTCGGACTCGCTTTCGCTACGGCTACCCCCCACGGGTTAACCTCGCGACGTACCACTAACTCGCAGGCTCATTCTTCAAAAGGCACGCCGTCACCCCGCAGGGCTCCGACGGATTGTAGGCAATCGGTTTCAGGTACTATTTCACTCCCCTCCCGGGGTACTTTTCACCTTTCCCTCACGGTACTAGTCCGCTATCGGTCACCAAGGAGTATTTAGGCTTAGCGGGTGGTCCCGCCAGATTCACACGGAATTTCAGGGGTCCCGTGCTACTTGGGGTTACATTCAGGAGTGGATGTGTTACAACTACAGGGGTCTTACCTTCTCTGCCGCGCTATCCCAACACGCTTCGTCTTCCACAACCATTTATCACTCCCCGACCCGTCAACAGCCAGATCAGAACGGCCCCACAACCCCGCCTCTGCAACGCCTGTCAGCTATCACACAGAAACGGTTTGGCCTCATCCGCGTTCGCTCGCCACTACTTACGGAATCACTATTGTTTTCTTTTCCTAGGGGTACTGAGATGTTTCACTTCCCCCCGTTCCCTCGCACAGGCCTATACATTCAGCCAGGCGTCGCCGGACATTACTCCGGTTCCCTTCGAGGTTTCCCCATTCGGACATCCCCGGATCACAGCTCGTGTACCAACTCCCCGGGGCTTATCGCAGATTACCACGTCCTTCATCGGCTCTTGGTGCCAAGGCATCCACCGATTGCCCTTAGTAGCTTGTCAAACAAAAAAACCACAAAACAAAACAAAACTACAAAGATGCTCGCGTCCACTGTCAAGTTCTCAACATACGCACGAACCCCAACCCCCACACAAACAAAACGTTCATGCAAAACCTGGACCGCACAAGAAACCACCCCACACCCCTCTCACACGAGAAGAGTCTGTGGACGATCCCTCAGGACCCAACAGCGTGTCTCACGTCAAAGCTTCCACAAAGAAGCAGGAACCACTCCCCCCACCCCCACAGTCGGGAACAGGGATCATCACAATTCCTCTATCAATGCTCCTTAGAAAGGAGGTGATCCAGCCGCACCTTCCGGTACGGCTACCTTGTTACGACTTAGTCCTAATTACCAGCCCCACCTTCGACGGCTCCCCCCTTCAAGAGGTTGGGCCACCGGCTTCGGGTGTTGCCGACTTTCATGACTTGACGGGCGGTGTGTACAAGGCCCGGGAACGTATTCACCGCAGCGTTGCTGATCTGCGATTACTAGCGACTCCGACTTCATGGGGTCGAGTTGCAGACCCCAATCCGAACTGAGACTGGCTTTTTGGGATTCGCTCACCCTCACGAGCTCGCCACCCATTGTACCAGCCATTGTAGCATGCGTGAAGCCCTGGACATAAGGGGCATGATGACTTGACCTCATCCCCACCTTCCTCCGAGTTGACCCCGGCAGTCTCCTATGAGTCCCCGGCATAATCCGCTGGCAACATAGGACGAGGGTTGCGCTCGTTGCGGGACTTAACCCAACATCTCACGACACGAGCTGACGACAGCCATGCACCACCTGTAAACCGACCAAAAAGGCACACCCATCTCTGAATGCTTCCGGCATATGTCAAACCCAGGTAAGGTTCTTCGCGTTGCATCGAATTAATCCGCATGCTCCGCCGCTTGTGCGGGCCCCCGTCAATTCCTTTGAGTTTTAGCCTTGCGGCCGTACTCCCCAGGCGGGGCACTTAATGCGTTAGCTACGGCACAGAGAACGTGGAATGTCCCCCACACCTAGTGCCCACCGTTTACGGCGTGGACTACCAGGGTATCTAAGCCTGTTTGCTCCCCACGCTTTCGCTTCTCAGCGTCAGGAAAGTCCCAGAGAACCGCCTTCGCCACCGGTGTTCCTCCTGATATCTGCGCATTCCACCGCTCCACCAGGAATTCCGTTCTCCCCTAACTTCCTCTAGTCAGCCCGTATCGGAAGCAAGCTCGAAGTTAAGCCCCGAGTTTTCACTTCCGACGCGACAAACCGCCTACAAGCTCTTTACGCCCAATAATTCCGGACAACGCTCGCACCCTACGTATCACCGCGGCTGCTGGCACGTAGTTGGCCGGTGCTTCTTCTCCCACTACCGTCAAAAAAATCTTCGTCATGGGTGAAAGCGGTTTACAACCCGAAGGCCGTCATCCCGCACGCGGCGTTGCTGCGTCAGGCTTCCGCCCATTGCGCAATATTCCCCACTGCTGCCTCCCGTAGGAGTCTGGGCCGTATCTCAGTCCCAGTGTGGCCGGTCGCCCTCTCAGGCCGGCTACCCGTCGACGCCTTGGTAGGCCATCACCCCACCAACAAGCTGATAGGCCGCGAGCCCATCCCGAACCAAAAAATCTTTCCACCCCCACCCATGCAGGTGAAGGTCCTATCCAGTATTAGACACCCTTTCGAATGCTTATCCCAGAGTCCGGGGCAGGTTACTCACGTGTTACTCACCCGTTCGCCACTCGTGTACCCCGAAGGGCCTTACCGTTCGACTTGCATGTGTTAAGCACGCCGCCAGCGTTCGTCCTGAGCCAGGATCAAACTCTCCGTTGAAAAATATCGAAACCACCCAACCAAAAAAGCCGGGCACGAATCGTCACAAACAACTGAGCCTGAAAACCTGACAAACGACACCAAAAAACTGGCATCCATCAAATAAACAACTCAAAGAAACCAAAAGGTCCCTACAAAAATGCATTGACGTAAAAACACGCTGTTGAGTTCTCAAAGACCGTACACACACCGCGCTCCGCTCGAAGATTCACTTCGGAGTTTCGCTTGGGGCGACTCGGTTAACTTTACTCCATCCGATTGTCGGAGTCAAATCCGACTTTCTTTCCGGAGTTTGCGCTTTCGGGTTCCCCCTCCAGCACTTTCCCAACTTTATCCGCAGGATTTCCCCGGAGTCAAATCCGGCTGTTCCTGCTATTTGTTCTCCCTTTTCAGGTCGACAAATAGGAAAAAGCAGGGGTGATTCCCTTTCGAGAATCTCTCGCACACGACGATTGCGCCGAACCAGCGGCTTCAATTCGAAGACACACCTGTCGGTCACAGTCATTGTGGTGAGTGGCCCAGGCTGGTCCGGCCGGCTTGCGCCTGCCTCCCGTTCGGGCCTCGGAGAACATTACGACCCCGGAAGACGTTCGTCAACTCCGGGGTCGTGTGGGCCTGGTCACATGGTCGCGAGACGCCTCAGGACACGATCTCCACTACGCCAATCGTCTTCTTGCCGCGTCGCAGCACGGCCCATCGACCATGCAGGAGATCCTCGCGTGACAGGCGCGCCTGGTCGTCGGCGACCTTGACGTTGTTCACATAGGCGCCGCCCTCAGCGACCGCACGTCGAGCGGCACCCTTGCTCGGGACGACGCCCGCTGCCACCAGTGCATCGACGACCAACGGCAGTTCGTCACCGGATTCGAGGGTTCCTCCGCCGACTTCACTGCGGACACCGGCGAGCGTGGACTCCCCAAGGCCCGCGAGTTCTCCGCGGCCGAACAGAGCCCCCGCAGCTGCCGTCGCCGCCTCACGCTCGGCGACTCCGTGCACCAGGTCGGTGATGTCATCTGCCAGCGCGCGCTGCGCAGCCCGCCGATGGGGTTCCTCCTCGAGTTGCCGTGCGAGGTCGTTGATCTCGTCCCGACTCCGGGGGCTGAACACCTTCAGGTATTCGATGACCTTCGCATCCTCGGCGTTCAGGAAGAACTGGTGGAAGGCGTACGGGCTCGTGAGCTCCGCATCGATCCAGACCGTGCCCGACTCGGTCTTTCCATACTTGGTGCCGTCCGCCTTGGTGAGCAGCGGGGTCACCAGACCGTGCACGCTCGCCTGCTCCGTGCGGCGGATGAAGTCGATGCCGGCTGTGATGTTGCCCCACTGATCCTGGGCGCCCGTCTGCAGCGTGCACCCATAGCGTTTGTAGAGCTCCCGATAGTCCAGCGACTGGAGCAGGACATAGCTGAACTCCGTGTAGGAGATGCCCGTCTCGAGTCTCCTCGCCACGACATCACGCTCCAGCATCCGGTTGATGCTGAAATGCTTGCCGATATCGCGGAGGAACTCGAGAGACGAGATCTCGGAGGTCCAGTCATAGTTGTTGACCAGCCGGGCCGGGTTGGGTCCATCGAGATCGACATACTTGCTGACCTGCTGACCGAGCCGCTCGACCCAACCGGCGACAACCTCTTCGCTGTTCATGACGCGCTCGCCGGTCTGTTTCGGGTCACCGATCAAGCCGGTGGACCCACCCACGAGCAGCAGCGGGTTGTGGCCCGCCGCCTGGAAGTGCCGCACGATCATCAGCTGCACCAGGTGGCCGATGTGCAGGCTCGGCGCCGTCGGATCGAAGCCCACATACGACGTGATCGGCCCGGAGTCCAGGTGCGCCGACAGCGCCTCCTGATTCGTCGAATCGGCCACGAGGCCACGCCAGAGGAGTTCGTCCAGGAGTTCGTTCACGGCCCATACCCTAGCGGCGACGCCGCCGGCCGCCCGCCATTATTCAGCCGTGGGCTCAGCGCCCGGCTCGGCCGACCAGGTGAAGGGCGTGGCGGCAGGAACCACTGACCACGCCCACTCCTCGCCCGCCAGCCGCAGCGCATCGGCCGCATCGAGTTGCTCGAGGACGCGGGCGGCCGCAGTGCCACCCCGGCCCGAGCGGCTGTTGACGGACCCCTCGATCGAGAGCACATCGAGGACGCCCTCTCCGAGCTCGGGCGCGATCTTCGGGAGATCCTCAACAGTCAGCTCGCCGAGCTCGATCCCGCGCTCCTCGCAATAACGCACGGAGGCGCCGGCGATCTCGTGGGCATGGGCGAAGGGGACGCGCTGGCGTACCAGCCAATCCGCCACATCCGTCGCCAGGGAGAATCCCCGCGGCGCCAGCTCGCGCATCCGCTCGGGATGGAACTCGAGCGTGCCGAGCATTCCCGCCATGGCCGGAAGCAGGACCTGCAGCTGGTCGATGGTGTCGAAGACGGGTTCCTTGTCCTCCTGCAGATCCCGGTTGTACGCCAGCGGTAGGCCCTTGAGCGTCGTCATGAGCCCGGTCAGGTTGCCGATGAACCGGCCCGACTTGCCGCGCGCCAGCTCGGCGACATCGGGGTTCTTCTTCTGGGGCATGATGCTCGATCCGGTCGACCAGGCATCCGACAGCGTCGCGAAGCCGAACTCGACGGTCGACCAAAGGATGACCTCCTCGCTGATGCGGGACAGGTCGACGCCGATCTGGGCCAGCACATAGGCGGCCTCGGCCACCAGGTCCCTTGCCGCGGTGCCATCGATGGAGTTCTCGGTCGACGCGTCGAACCCGAGTTCACGGGCGACCAGTTCGGGATCGAGGCCCAGCGAGGTCCCCGCCAGCGCGGCCGAGCCATAGGGGCTCACCGCGAGGCGCTTGTCGAGATCCTGCATCCGCTGCACATCCCGCAGCAGCGGCCAGACGTGGGCCAACAGGTGATGGCTCAACAGAATGGGCTGTGCGGACTGCAGATGCGTACGCCCCGGCATGATCGTCGGCCGATCGAGCTCCGCCGGCCGCCCGTCGAAGGACTCCCCGAGATGGCGCGCCGCCTGGCTCAGCAGCGCCCCGACCACCTGCAACACTCCCCCGGCGATGGCGCGGAGTTCGTCGCGGAGATACATCCGCACGAGCGTGGCGATCTGATCATTGCGGGAGCGACCGGCCCGCAACCGGCCCCCGAGCTCCGGCCCGATCCGCTCGATCAGGATCCGCTCCAGGGCGCCGTGCACGTCCTCGTCGGTCTCCGCCGGGCCGATCGGCCGAGCACCCTCCCGATCCGGAAAGCTCACGTCCGCCAGCATGT
Coding sequences:
- the tyrS gene encoding tyrosine--tRNA ligase, coding for MNELLDELLWRGLVADSTNQEALSAHLDSGPITSYVGFDPTAPSLHIGHLVQLMIVRHFQAAGHNPLLLVGGSTGLIGDPKQTGERVMNSEEVVAGWVERLGQQVSKYVDLDGPNPARLVNNYDWTSEISSLEFLRDIGKHFSINRMLERDVVARRLETGISYTEFSYVLLQSLDYRELYKRYGCTLQTGAQDQWGNITAGIDFIRRTEQASVHGLVTPLLTKADGTKYGKTESGTVWIDAELTSPYAFHQFFLNAEDAKVIEYLKVFSPRSRDEINDLARQLEEEPHRRAAQRALADDITDLVHGVAEREAATAAAGALFGRGELAGLGESTLAGVRSEVGGGTLESGDELPLVVDALVAAGVVPSKGAARRAVAEGGAYVNNVKVADDQARLSREDLLHGRWAVLRRGKKTIGVVEIVS
- the argH gene encoding argininosuccinate lyase, with the protein product MQQHDQPDTGSTAGDGRLWGGRFAGGPAEAMFALSKSTQFDWRLARYDLLGSLAHAKALRAAELLTPDEYAGLAAGLTDMLADVSFPDREGARPIGPAETDEDVHGALERILIERIGPELGGRLRAGRSRNDQIATLVRMYLRDELRAIAGGVLQVVGALLSQAARHLGESFDGRPAELDRPTIMPGRTHLQSAQPILLSHHLLAHVWPLLRDVQRMQDLDKRLAVSPYGSAALAGTSLGLDPELVARELGFDASTENSIDGTAARDLVAEAAYVLAQIGVDLSRISEEVILWSTVEFGFATLSDAWSTGSSIMPQKKNPDVAELARGKSGRFIGNLTGLMTTLKGLPLAYNRDLQEDKEPVFDTIDQLQVLLPAMAGMLGTLEFHPERMRELAPRGFSLATDVADWLVRQRVPFAHAHEIAGASVRYCEERGIELGELTVEDLPKIAPELGEGVLDVLSIEGSVNSRSGRGGTAAARVLEQLDAADALRLAGEEWAWSVVPAATPFTWSAEPGAEPTAE